Proteins co-encoded in one Xiphophorus couchianus chromosome 16, X_couchianus-1.0, whole genome shotgun sequence genomic window:
- the LOC114159979 gene encoding claudin-4-like isoform X1, whose protein sequence is MASKTVQMVFVVLGAIGLILVITCCALPEWAVGHYGDMELHVGLWKTCVKQRTGQEVCRTFDGSLMSSENHAFRALIVISCILGILSLLLLFFGSDFTPCVQNQDTKTKMILAATVGLMLTGLLVIIPVSWFSNIIRNAAVYLVVEQKLGASIYIGYLAGLMLMLIGGVLCYLIRRGSSSSGGIIRA, encoded by the exons ATGGCATCAAAAACAGTTCAGATGGTATTTGTGGTTCTCGGTGCCATCGGGCTGATTCTGGTCATTACCTGCTGCGCCCTCCCTGAATGGGCTGTAGGACATTATGGTGATATG GAACTTCATGTAGGTCTGTGGAAGACATGTGTGAAGCAGAGAACTGGACAGGAGGTGTGCAGAACGTTTGACGGCTCCTTGATGTCCTCTGAAAATCATGCCTTCAGGGCTTTGATCGTCATCAGCTGCATCCTCGGTATTCtcagcctcctcctcctgttcttTGGTTCTGACTTCACCCCATGTGTTCAGAACCAAGATACCAAGACCAAAATGATCCTGGCTGCCACAGTGGGCCTGATGCTGACCGGCCTGCTGGTGATCATCCCGGTCAGCtggttttcaaatattattaGAAATGCAGCAGTGTATTTGGTGGTGGAGCAGAAACTGGGAGCGAGCATCTATATCGGCTATCTAGCTGGTTTGATGTTGATGCTGATTGGAGGTGTGCTCTGCTACTTAATCAGACGCGGATCCAGCAGCTCTGGAGGAATCATCAGAgcttaa